A genomic segment from Glycine soja cultivar W05 chromosome 20, ASM419377v2, whole genome shotgun sequence encodes:
- the LOC114402436 gene encoding mitogen-activated protein kinase kinase kinase NPK1-like, translated as MQDFLGSLRRSLVFRPGGDDSPFAGIANKLGSAIRKSRIALEPPPPIRWRKGELIGSGGFGHVYMGMNLDSGELIAIKQVLIAPGSVFKENTQANIRELEEEIKLLKNLKHPNIVRYLGTAREEDSLNILLEFVPGGSISSLLGKFGSFPESVIKMYTKQLLLGLEYLHDNGIIHRDIKGANILVDNKGCIKLTDFGASKKVVELATINGAKSMKGTPHWMSPEVILQTGHTISTDIWSVACTVIEMATGKPPWSQQYPQEVSALFYIGTTKSHPPIPEHLSAEAKDFLLKCFHKEPNLRPSASELLQHPFITCNYHGSYSILRSSIRDSCNKMATYGMNSRNFLDSVQGSTCTGLKDVCQIDSIQFSTVYHKADSYQRASNNDDDMCEMDEDDFFIDSSVKSKSLLASDDMKSFNPMCKPLDDRPCNFDETQYLEKSRPNLPFSSEALGTEDDDEVTESKIRDFLDAKALELKKLQTPLYEEFRSISNAAIAPAPIKVAKSKVMSDVSNVTSSIGRSASQAWRRFSMVGSANVASPGGSHTKYRSKLSGAHCRPLQEIQPSDLNQSKETLHNAELESSSVSSSFSERQRKWKEELVEELEWKREMMRQAGIGGKITSPKDRKFYGD; from the exons ATGCAAGACTTTTTGGGCTCCCTTCGCCGCTCCTTGGTTTTCCGCCCCGGCGGTGACGATTCACCTTTTGCCGGAATCGCCAACAAGCTCGGCTCCGCCATTCGCAAATCGCGAATCGCCCTCGAACCTCCTCCTCCGATACGGTGGCGCAAGGGCGAGTTGATCGGTTCCGGCGGCTTCGGTCACGTCTACATGGGAATGAACCTCGACTCCGGGGAGCTTATTGCCATCAAACAG GTTTTAATTGCACCTGGTAGCGTATTCAAGGAGAATACACAG GCTAATATTCGGGAGCTCGAAGAAGAAATCAAGCTTCTCAAGAATCTTAAGCATCCAAATATTGTT agATACTTGGGAACCGCTAGAGAGGAGGACTCCTTAAATATTCTGCTGGAATTTGTACCTGGTGGATCTATCTCATCGCTCTTGGGGAAATTTGGATCCTTCCCTGAATCC GTTATAAAAATGTATACAAAACAGCTTTTACTGGGCCTTGAATATCTTCACGATAACGGGATTATTCACAGGGATATAAAG GGTGCCAACATTCTAGTTGATAACAAAGGGTGCATTAAACTCACAGACTTTGGGGCATCCAAGAAAGTTGTTGAACTG GCTACCATCAACGGTGCAAAGTCAATGAAGGGCACACCACATTGGATGTCTCCTGAAGTTATTTTACAGACAGGACATACAAT CTCCACTGATATATGGAGTGTTGCATGCACTGTGATAGAGATGGCCACAGGAAAGCCTCCATGGAGTCAACAGTATCCCCAGGAG GTTTCAGCTCTTTTCTATATCGGGACAACTAAATCTCATCCACCCATACCTGAACATCTGTCTGCTGAGGCAAAGGACTTTTTGCTGAAATGCTTCCACAA GGAACCAAATTTAAGGCCTTCTGCATCAGAATTGTTACAG CATCCATTCATCACCTGCAACTATCATGGATCTTATTCAATATTACGCAGTTCAATCAGG GACTCTTGCAATAAGATGGCAACATATGGAATGAACTCTAGAAACTT CTTGGATTCTGTCCAGGGATCAACTTGCACGGGCTTAAAGGATGTTTGTCAGATAGATAGCATACAATTCTCAACTGTGTATCATAAAGCAGATTCCTACCAGAGAGCAagcaacaatgatgatgacaTGTGTGAGATGGATGAAGATGACTTTTTCATTGATTCATCAGTAAAATCGAAATCTCTATTGGCTTCTGATGATATGAAG AGTTTCAATCCTATGTGCAAACCTTTGGATGACCGGCCTTGCAATTTTGATGAAACCCAATATTTGGAGAAAAGCAGACCAAACTTGCCATTTTCAAGTGAGGCTCTAGGAactgaagatgatgatgaagttACTGAGTCTAAAATTAGAGACTTCCTGGATGCTAag GCCCTTGAACTGAAGAAGCTCCAAACACCTCTTTATGAAGAATTCCGTAGCATATCAAATGCAGCCATTGCTCCAGCTCCCATCAAAGTTGCCAAGAGTAAAGTTATGTCAGATGTCTCAAATGTAACATCATCAATAGGCAGGTCAGCTAGTCAGGCTTGGAGACGATTCTCAATGGTTGGCAGTGCTAATGTTGCAAGCCCTGGTGGGAGTCATACCAAATACCGATCAAAGCTTAGTGGTGCTCACTGTCGACCTTTGCAGGAAATTCAACCATCTGATCTTAATCAATCAAAGGAGACTCTTCATAATGCTGAGCTGGAATCATCTAGTGTAAG cTCAAGCTTCTCTGAGAGGCAAAGGAAATGGAAGGAAGAATTGGTTGAAGAGCTTGAATGGAAGCGAG AGATGATGCGTCAGGCCGGAATTGGAGGGAAGATAACATCTCCAAAGGATCGTAAATTTTATGGAGACTGA